Proteins encoded in a region of the Euzebya rosea genome:
- a CDS encoding nuclease-related domain-containing protein, which translates to MEWTTGPVPPRQPRAGQGARAMQAHAASATSGWLRLARRLLGAHDAERAWRVGAEGEEQVGHSLATLDDRWTVVHDLPLNERGSNLDHLVIGPTGAYALNTKNLRGRVWVGERTVMVSGQKTSYLRTARWEAATTARLLSAATGRRVFVFPVLVFIARRGRITIEQLPRDVGITTDQVICRWLNRRPVTMDPHHAAVLRAAALRPSTWPVPKRPPTRS; encoded by the coding sequence ATGGAATGGACGACCGGTCCCGTGCCTCCTCGCCAGCCCCGGGCGGGACAGGGCGCGCGCGCCATGCAGGCCCATGCCGCGAGCGCAACGTCTGGCTGGCTCAGGCTGGCTCGACGACTGCTCGGTGCGCACGATGCCGAACGTGCGTGGCGCGTGGGGGCCGAGGGGGAAGAGCAGGTCGGTCACTCGCTCGCCACGCTGGACGACCGGTGGACGGTGGTCCACGACCTCCCGCTGAACGAGAGGGGTTCGAACCTGGACCACCTGGTCATCGGCCCGACCGGTGCGTACGCGCTCAACACCAAGAACTTGCGTGGACGCGTCTGGGTGGGGGAACGGACGGTCATGGTCAGCGGTCAGAAGACGTCCTACCTCCGAACGGCACGCTGGGAGGCGGCGACGACCGCACGGCTCCTGTCGGCGGCGACTGGCCGCAGGGTCTTCGTGTTCCCCGTCCTCGTCTTCATCGCCCGACGGGGACGGATCACGATCGAACAGCTACCGCGAGACGTCGGCATCACCACTGACCAGGTGATCTGCCGATGGCTGAACAGACGTCCTGTGACGATGGACCCCCACCACGCAGCGGTCCTGCGTGCAGCTGCACTGCGGCCGAGCACCTGGCCCGTTCCGAAGCGGCCGCCCACTCGTTCCTGA
- a CDS encoding LLM class flavin-dependent oxidoreductase encodes MESRIELGVDTFGDVTVDASGNRLHPAEVIRNVVEEAVLAEQVGLDFIGIGEHHRDDFAVSSPEVVLAAIAGRTSRIKLGSAVTVLSSDDPVRVFQRFSTLDAVSNGRAEVILGRGSFTESFPLFGLDLHDYERLFEEKLDLFARLLEEGPVTWQGTVRAGLDEQVVWPPTEGGLKAWVGVGGSPESVVRAARYGLPLMLAIIGGSPVRFTPLVDLYHRALDQLGKDRQPVGAHLPGHIAETDRQALDELWPHHRALHARIGAERGWPPMTREQYEAAAGPEGALMVGSPETVAAKLVEAAKDLSLDRIDLKLSAGTLPHEAMMRSIELYGREVAPRVHAALAEEVSAS; translated from the coding sequence ATGGAGTCCCGCATCGAGCTGGGTGTCGACACCTTCGGCGACGTCACCGTCGACGCGTCGGGGAACCGGCTGCACCCGGCGGAGGTCATCCGCAACGTCGTGGAGGAGGCCGTGCTTGCCGAGCAGGTCGGCCTGGACTTCATCGGCATCGGCGAGCACCACCGCGACGACTTCGCCGTGTCCTCGCCGGAGGTGGTCCTCGCGGCCATCGCGGGCCGGACCTCGCGGATCAAGCTGGGGTCGGCCGTGACGGTGCTCAGCTCGGACGATCCCGTTCGGGTGTTCCAGCGGTTCTCCACCCTCGACGCAGTCTCCAACGGGCGGGCGGAAGTCATCCTCGGCCGGGGGTCCTTCACCGAGTCCTTCCCGCTGTTCGGGCTGGACCTGCACGACTACGAGCGGCTGTTCGAGGAGAAGCTGGACCTGTTCGCCCGGCTGCTGGAGGAGGGCCCGGTCACCTGGCAGGGCACCGTCCGCGCGGGCCTCGACGAGCAGGTCGTGTGGCCGCCCACCGAGGGTGGGCTGAAGGCATGGGTCGGCGTCGGCGGCAGCCCCGAGTCCGTCGTCCGGGCCGCCCGCTACGGCCTGCCGCTGATGCTGGCCATCATCGGCGGCTCACCCGTCCGCTTCACCCCGCTGGTCGACCTCTACCACCGAGCCCTGGACCAGCTGGGGAAGGACCGCCAGCCCGTCGGGGCGCACCTGCCCGGCCACATCGCCGAGACCGACCGTCAGGCGCTGGACGAGCTGTGGCCCCACCACCGCGCCCTGCATGCCCGCATTGGCGCCGAGCGGGGCTGGCCGCCCATGACCCGCGAGCAGTACGAGGCCGCCGCCGGGCCCGAGGGGGCGCTGATGGTGGGCTCGCCCGAGACCGTCGCCGCCAAGCTGGTCGAGGCGGCGAAGGACCTGTCACTGGACCGCATCGACCTGAAGCTGTCCGCCGGCACGCTGCCCCACGAGGCGATGATGCGATCCATCGAGCTGTACGGCCGCGAGGTCGCCCCCCGCGTCCACGCGGCGCTGGCGGAGGAGGTCTCCGCCAGCTGA
- a CDS encoding MFS transporter, which produces MTEHDDAPTDSRPGLADLRAVPGFTAALAIGVVVGLGFGLVIPIIPAFARSFGVGVFAATAIVSVFAGVRLVSNLAVGPLIDTIGMRRAVGWGALIVGASSLASAAAPTYWWFLFARGIGGFGSALFLGALVTLTLVTAPASLRGRAVGTIQSSFLIGSSFGPTVGGALAEPLGLRWPFVIYAAACGIAGLVAFSRLPGPEAPTDDDALPDRSRNPFAGFGQLLRTRELIAALVMMAAVRWTLSGLRFSVVPLFAEDVLSLGPALLGIGLTVASVGQLLLVVPAGRLIDIRGRRPVGIIGFTTFAIVSLGFVVLDGTWPFLVAMAAFGLVTGATNPLPAAIVGDVVRRDRAGRAVGVLNTAGDLGSVGGPLVLGALVEGFGFTSAFVTTAALLLGAAALAVRMRETMPATA; this is translated from the coding sequence ATGACCGAACACGACGACGCGCCGACCGACAGCCGACCCGGCCTCGCCGACCTGCGCGCGGTCCCGGGGTTCACCGCGGCGCTGGCCATCGGGGTGGTGGTGGGGCTGGGGTTCGGGCTGGTCATCCCGATCATCCCGGCGTTCGCCCGGTCCTTCGGGGTGGGGGTGTTCGCGGCCACGGCGATCGTCAGCGTGTTCGCCGGTGTGCGGCTGGTGTCAAACCTGGCCGTGGGGCCGCTGATCGACACCATCGGCATGCGGCGGGCAGTCGGCTGGGGGGCGCTGATCGTGGGGGCGTCCTCGCTGGCCAGCGCCGCTGCCCCGACCTACTGGTGGTTCCTGTTCGCCCGCGGCATCGGCGGGTTCGGCAGCGCCCTGTTCCTCGGCGCGCTGGTCACCCTCACCCTCGTCACCGCCCCGGCCAGCCTCCGCGGTCGCGCCGTGGGCACCATCCAGTCCTCCTTCCTCATCGGGTCCTCCTTCGGCCCGACCGTCGGCGGCGCGCTGGCCGAACCCCTCGGCCTGCGCTGGCCGTTCGTCATCTACGCCGCCGCCTGCGGCATCGCCGGGCTGGTCGCCTTCAGTCGGCTGCCCGGCCCCGAGGCACCGACCGACGACGACGCACTGCCCGACCGCTCGAGGAACCCGTTCGCCGGCTTCGGCCAGCTGCTGCGCACCCGCGAGCTGATCGCCGCCCTCGTCATGATGGCCGCCGTCCGCTGGACCCTCTCGGGCCTGCGGTTCTCCGTCGTGCCGCTGTTCGCCGAGGACGTGCTGTCCCTGGGCCCGGCGCTGCTCGGGATCGGCCTGACGGTCGCCTCGGTCGGCCAGCTGCTGCTGGTCGTCCCCGCCGGCCGCCTGATCGACATCCGCGGTCGACGCCCCGTGGGGATCATCGGCTTCACGACCTTCGCGATCGTCTCGCTCGGCTTCGTCGTCCTCGACGGCACCTGGCCGTTCCTCGTCGCGATGGCCGCCTTCGGGCTGGTGACCGGCGCCACGAACCCCCTGCCCGCGGCCATCGTCGGTGACGTGGTCCGCAGGGACCGGGCCGGCAGGGCGGTCGGTGTGCTCAACACGGCCGGAGACCTCGGTTCCGTCGGCGGGCCGCTCGTCCTCGGCGCCCTCGTGGAGGGGTTCGGCTTCACCAGCGCCTTCGTCACCACCGCCGCCCTGCTGCTGGGCGCCGCGGCCCTCGCGGTGAGGATGCGCGAGACGATGCCCGCGACCGCGTAG
- a CDS encoding Uma2 family endonuclease codes for MTEVLAELSDTIRPISRREFNAWGADGWFDDERVELIDGVIVAMAAEGGPHLKVVMWLTNHVARHLDPDRMVGVSHPYAVSEFSQPVPDLAIVRTADFHAITDAVTAAELVVEVAHSSRRRDLVVKARLYAEAAVPEYWVLDLVQRRLVVHTDPVDGAYRTVEARDVDAMPGNAEVEVLGVTVPLATVFSLTA; via the coding sequence ATGACCGAGGTGCTCGCCGAGCTGTCAGACACCATCCGCCCGATCTCCCGTCGGGAGTTCAACGCCTGGGGTGCCGACGGCTGGTTCGACGACGAGCGGGTCGAGCTGATCGACGGGGTGATCGTGGCCATGGCAGCCGAGGGTGGACCGCACCTGAAGGTGGTGATGTGGCTGACCAACCACGTCGCCCGTCACCTCGACCCCGACCGGATGGTGGGCGTCTCCCACCCGTACGCCGTCAGCGAGTTCAGCCAGCCGGTACCGGACCTCGCGATCGTCAGGACCGCTGACTTCCACGCCATCACCGACGCCGTCACCGCTGCCGAGCTGGTCGTCGAGGTCGCCCACTCCAGCCGCCGGCGCGACCTGGTCGTGAAGGCCCGCCTGTACGCCGAGGCGGCCGTGCCGGAGTACTGGGTCCTGGACCTGGTCCAGCGTCGTCTGGTCGTCCACACCGACCCCGTCGACGGGGCCTACCGGACCGTCGAGGCCAGGGACGTGGACGCCATGCCGGGCAACGCCGAGGTCGAGGTGCTCGGGGTCACGGTCCCGCTCGCCACGGTGTTCTCGCTGACCGCCTGA
- a CDS encoding cell wall-binding repeat-containing protein has product MRPSSVVLALTALLAALLPTPAPAAGEPSPDDPSSNLQDRWIVTSDHYPVDGDGHPRAAVEHRVEGVVVEWVEIRPAVFEATVVDGGYEPCMAPGTVLVTEMVPRSDRATTFDGLALDADCTQHHVELEMSDPSTDPFLTWDTPTGRMRLDHGNNDWVEVEHRVVGDWLLHDTDAPDSPPGRTVLRITGTSPTFTATIVEAEEGSCFVPGEVWWDGLVWGHGLIPGGAGQNRAWGMVDGFRLGAHEDCSQHAGGGSVGFFTFGGQLTMAAFPDPGGTGYMGFSRLAGGSPVDPPPPGDHTADPADHPDLAGDWRTTTGEIREVSIRWTGDPAEPFLGRLTTQGDPTCPPAHTDIWRVTEAVDDAVARGQVTLHRRTATGCELRGTVPAEITLLDDPADRELYIAYEDPDGISHLLRYVSDRRTTLRGGRDEQALAIGFLSATLSHLGFGGLDPTPPPGQRGAASSDLTLYVATDANFPDGLAVAGLAGRTRGLTVLVDPDDPDGNARLLELLAPSFAEVVVVGGEAVVPSSSLPSTGERGAPTGRIAGTNRFHTAQVLTEAGWLEGAGTVFVATGVNYPDALSGGAAAAVEGAPVLLVDGGRMPPETDAALRSLEPDEIVVLGGKSVIPDSMLAALTDYAPNVIRLAGPARQQTSVAVSTNRFHRGADAVLMASGDRFGEALIAASAAWAHAAPLLLVGDDVIAPSVLTELDRLGGTRLQLLAVEDTVDPAVYQEVAARFRGGPARTTR; this is encoded by the coding sequence GTGCGTCCGTCATCCGTCGTCCTCGCCTTGACTGCCCTGCTCGCAGCACTCCTCCCCACCCCCGCACCCGCCGCCGGCGAGCCGAGCCCGGACGACCCGTCCTCGAACCTGCAGGACCGTTGGATCGTGACCTCCGACCACTACCCCGTCGACGGCGACGGCCATCCGCGGGCCGCGGTCGAGCACCGGGTCGAGGGAGTCGTCGTCGAGTGGGTCGAGATCAGGCCCGCCGTGTTCGAGGCCACCGTCGTCGACGGCGGGTACGAGCCCTGCATGGCCCCCGGCACCGTCCTCGTCACCGAGATGGTCCCGCGGTCGGACCGGGCCACTACGTTCGACGGTCTCGCCCTCGACGCCGACTGCACCCAGCACCACGTCGAGCTGGAGATGTCCGATCCCTCCACCGATCCGTTCCTGACCTGGGACACCCCCACCGGCCGGATGCGCCTGGACCACGGCAACAACGACTGGGTGGAGGTGGAGCACCGCGTCGTCGGCGACTGGCTGCTCCACGACACCGACGCCCCCGACAGCCCGCCCGGGCGCACCGTCCTGCGCATCACGGGCACCTCCCCCACCTTCACGGCGACGATCGTCGAGGCGGAGGAGGGGTCGTGCTTCGTCCCGGGTGAGGTCTGGTGGGACGGGCTCGTGTGGGGCCACGGGCTGATCCCCGGCGGCGCCGGCCAGAACCGGGCCTGGGGCATGGTCGACGGGTTCCGCCTCGGCGCCCACGAGGACTGCAGCCAGCATGCCGGCGGCGGCAGCGTCGGCTTCTTCACCTTCGGTGGCCAGCTCACCATGGCCGCCTTCCCCGACCCCGGCGGGACCGGGTACATGGGGTTCAGTCGCCTCGCCGGAGGGTCGCCGGTCGACCCTCCCCCACCCGGGGACCACACCGCCGACCCCGCCGACCACCCTGACCTGGCCGGCGACTGGCGCACGACCACCGGTGAGATCCGCGAGGTGTCCATCCGCTGGACCGGTGACCCGGCAGAGCCGTTCCTCGGCCGCCTCACCACGCAGGGCGACCCGACCTGCCCGCCGGCCCACACCGACATCTGGAGGGTCACCGAGGCCGTCGACGACGCCGTCGCCCGCGGGCAGGTCACCCTCCACCGGCGCACCGCGACGGGGTGCGAGCTGCGCGGGACCGTCCCCGCGGAGATCACCCTTCTCGACGACCCCGCCGACCGCGAGCTCTACATCGCCTACGAGGATCCCGACGGCATCAGCCACCTCCTGCGGTACGTCAGCGACCGCCGTACCACCTTGCGTGGCGGCCGGGACGAGCAGGCCCTCGCCATCGGCTTCCTGTCCGCGACCCTGAGCCACCTCGGGTTCGGGGGGCTCGACCCGACACCGCCGCCCGGACAGCGTGGCGCGGCATCCAGCGACCTCACCCTCTACGTCGCCACCGACGCCAACTTCCCTGACGGGCTGGCCGTCGCCGGGCTCGCCGGACGCACCCGCGGCCTGACGGTGCTGGTGGACCCCGACGACCCGGACGGCAACGCCCGGCTGCTGGAGCTGCTGGCCCCGTCCTTCGCCGAGGTCGTCGTGGTCGGTGGCGAGGCCGTCGTCCCCTCCTCCAGCCTCCCCTCCACCGGGGAACGCGGCGCGCCAACGGGTCGGATCGCCGGGACCAACCGGTTCCACACCGCACAGGTCCTGACCGAGGCCGGCTGGCTGGAGGGTGCCGGCACGGTGTTCGTCGCCACCGGCGTCAACTACCCCGACGCCCTGTCGGGTGGTGCAGCCGCCGCCGTCGAGGGCGCGCCCGTCCTGCTGGTCGACGGTGGACGGATGCCACCCGAAACCGACGCGGCCCTCCGCAGCCTCGAGCCGGACGAGATCGTCGTCCTCGGCGGCAAGTCAGTCATCCCCGACTCGATGCTGGCCGCGCTGACCGACTACGCCCCGAACGTCATCCGTCTGGCCGGCCCCGCCCGTCAGCAGACCTCGGTGGCCGTCTCGACCAACCGGTTCCACCGCGGGGCCGACGCGGTGCTGATGGCTTCCGGCGACCGGTTCGGCGAGGCGCTGATCGCGGCGTCAGCGGCATGGGCCCACGCCGCGCCGCTGCTGCTGGTCGGCGACGACGTCATCGCGCCGTCGGTGCTGACCGAGCTCGACCGGCTGGGCGGGACCCGCCTGCAGCTGCTCGCGGTCGAGGACACCGTCGACCCTGCCGTCTACCAGGAGGTCGCCGCACGGTTCAGGGGCGGGCCGGCGCGGACAACCCGCTGA